Proteins from a genomic interval of Colletotrichum higginsianum IMI 349063 chromosome 6, whole genome shotgun sequence:
- a CDS encoding Nucleotidyl transferase, producing MSLQVPYRGKASREAATKAVILVGGPSRGTRFRPLSLDVPKPLFEVAGHPIIWHCLAAIDRVPGKEITEVLIIGYYDETVFRDFIKDAASEFPELTIKYLREYEALGTAGGLYHFRDAILKGHPERLFVLNADVCCSFPLPEMLQLFHDKNAEAVILGTRVSNDAATNFGCIVSDAHTRRVLHYVEKPESQISNLINCGVYLFSTDAIFPSIKTAIKRRTDRPSRLMSYPSSENLESSFIITDEDDEERKNQVIRLEQDILGDFADTKSFFVYETKDFWRQIKTAGSAVPANALYLQKAWQTGSKELAEPSANIIPPVFIHPTAHVDPTAKLGPNVSIGPRVHVGPGARIKEAVVLEDSEIKHDSCVLYSIIGWGSRVGAWARVEGTPTPVGSHTTSIIKNGVKVQSITILGKDCGVGDEIRVQNCVCLPFKELKRDVANEVIM from the exons ATGTCGCTGCAGGTCCCCTACCGAGGAAAGGCGTCTAGAGAGGCTGCCACCAAGGCCGTTATTCTG GTCGGCGGTCCTTCCCGTGGCACTCGATTCCGTCCCCTTTCTCTCGACGTTCCCAAGCCCCTCTTCGAAGTCGCTGGCCACCCCATCATCTGGCACTGCCTGGCCGCTATCGACCGGGTCCCTGGCAAGGAGATCACCGAggtcctcatcatcggctACTACGACGAGACAGTCTTCCGCGACTTCATCAAGGATGCCGCCAGCGAGTTCCCCGAACTGACCATTAAGTACCTGCGCGAATACGAGGCTCTCGGCACTGCTGGCGGCCTCTACCACTTCCGCGATGCCATCCTCAAGGGCCACCCCGAGCGCCTCTTCGTCCTGAACGCCGATGTCTGCTGttccttccccctccccgagaTGCTCCAGCTCTTCCACGACAAgaacgccgaggccgtcattCTGGGAACTCGTGTCTCcaacgacgccgccaccaacTTTGGCTGCATCGTCAGCGACGCCCACACCCGCCGCGTCCTCCACTACGTCGAAAAGCCCGAGTCGCAAATCAGCAACCTCATCAACTGCGGCGTCTACCTCTTCTCCACTGACGCCATCTTCCCCTCCATCAAGACCGCCATCAAGCGCCGCACCGACCGCCCCTCCCGCCTCATGTCCTACCCGAGCTCCGAGAACCTCGAGAGCAgcttcatcatcaccgacgaagacgacgaggagcgcaAGAACCAGGTCATCCGCCTTGAGCAGGACATCCTCGGTGACTTCGCCGACACAAAGTCCTTCTTCGTCTACGAGACCAAGGACTTCTGGCGCCAGATCAAGACGGCCGGCTCCGCCGTCCCCGCCAACGCCCTCTACCTGCAGAAGGCCTGGCAGACCGGCTCCaaggagctcgccgagcccAGCGCCAACATCATCCCCCCCGTCTTCATTCACCCCACTGCCCATGTCGACCCCACCGCGAAGCTGGGCCCCAACGTCTCCATCGGCCCCCGTGTCCACGTCGGCCCCGGCGCCCGCatcaaggaggccgtcgtcctcgaggactCGGAGATCAAGCACGATTCGTGCGTCCTCTACTCTATCATTGGCTGGGGAAGCCGCGTCGGTGCTTGGGCCCGTGTCGAAGGCACCCCGACCCCCGTCGGTAGCCACACGACGAGCATCATCAAGAACGGCGTCAAGGTCCAGAGCATCACCATTCTCGGCAAGGACTGCGGTGTCGGCGATGAGATCCGCGTGCAGAACTGTGTCTGCCTGCCGTTCAAGGAGTTGAAGAGA GACGTTGCAAACGAAGTCATCATGTAA
- a CDS encoding Covalently-linked cell wall protein — protein sequence MRFSAFITFALGGMAVAMPQASASVSGALAPKDGPPSGCETNFDGNFGLTVVELGKRSLDKRGACTGAGSLDLTLKDSVLTDSQNRTGSIVANFQFQFDGPPQAGVIYTSGFSVCSNGSLALGGSTTFYRCLSGNFYNLYDRHWAEQCSPIHLSVLPCGENAPVPSGGQIVGTTMVATTLVTVIEDGQPQVVPTTIPVPICQIDDGQIQGHTTPCGELPPITRTASQPGASQPPYTPPGTPVAPPATATATTAPTVPPVQSTPRVSTVPSNTTAPANPPGATSTSPAGTTTPVAPPVAAGQSLAPASLLALVATLFAALYIV from the exons ATGCGTTTCTCTGCGTTCATCACCTTCGCCCTGGGTGGCATGGCCGTTGCCATGCCCCAggcctccgcctccgtcaGTGGCGCCTTGGCTCCCAAGGACGGCCCTCCTTCCGGCTGCGAGACCAACTTTGATGGAAACTTCGGTctcaccgtcgtcgagctcggcaagCGAAGCCTTGAC AAGCGAGGTGCTTGCACTGGCGCGGGCTCCCTTGACCTCACTCTCAAGGACAGCGTCTTGACCGACTCCCAGAACCGTACCGGTTCCATCGTTGCGAACTTCCAGTTCCAGTTCGACGGTCCTCCCCAGGCCGGTGTCATCTACACCTCGGGCTTCTCTGTCTGCTCCAATggctctctcgctctcggtGGATCTACCACCTTCTACCGCTGCCTCTCTGGTAACTTCTACAACCTGTACGACCGTCACTGGGCCGAGCAGTGCTCCCCCATCCACCTCTCTGTCCTGCCCTGCGGTGAGAACGCCCCTGTCCCCTCGGGTGGCCAGATCGTCGGAACCACCATGGTCGCCACTACTCTCGTGACCGTCATCGAGGATGGCCAGCCGCAGGTGGTCCCCACCACCATTCCGGTTCCCATCTGCCagatcgacgacggccagATCCAGGGTCATACCACTCCGTGCGGCGAGCTCCCGCCCATCACCCGCACCGCTTCTCAGCCCGGTGCCAGCCAGCCGCCCTACACTCCTCCTGGAACTCCCGTCGCGCCGCCTGCTACCGCTACCGCTACCACCGCGCCCACCGTTCCGCCTGTCCAGTCGACCCCTCGGGTCTCGACCGTTCCGTCCAACACCACGGCGCCCGCCAACCCGCCCGGCGCAACCTCGACTTCCCCCGCGGGCACAACCACTCCGGTGGCCCCCCCCGTCGCTGCGGGCCAGAGCCTCGCTCCGGCTTCGCTcctcgctctcgtcgccACGCTCTTCGCGGCTCTGTACATCGTCTAG
- a CDS encoding U1 zinc finger protein, producing the protein MSEYWKSTPKYWCKHCSIFVRDTKLERQNHEATGKHQGALKRFLRDLHRGHEQEEREKERAKREVERLKGIAPGSSASAFSAPSFPRPGGSSGAPAPSSAEAQRKQQMEQLAGLGVSIPTAFRGDMAMAGEWTVTATKVIDPDAPREKPVEAKAVGVRKRERTDEEKEEEEAVRGLFKKRKGWGSTRMMPEDDGDLDALLSSNTLLRAVKKEEEEVGEPAEADAKGDVKAEENPTEEEVKKEDGTEDTAPADVKSDAPAVKREPEDDDDAGKGLDVPALGDAAVKKEDEATAESAEAAAPAVVFKKRKPKNIRQK; encoded by the coding sequence ATGTCGGAATACTGGAAGTCGACGCCGAAGTACTGGTGCAAGCACTGCAGCATCTTCGTGCGCGACACGAAGCTCGAGCGGCAGAACCACGAGGCGACGGGCAAGCACCAGGGCGCGCTCAAGCGGTTCCTGCGCGACCTGCACCGCGGCCATGAGCAGGAGGAGCGCGAGAAGGAGCGCGCGAAgcgcgaggtcgagaggCTGAAGGGCATCGCGCCcgggtcgtcggcgtcggcgttctcggcgccctcgttTCCCAGGCCCGGCGGGTCGTCTggcgcgccggcgccctcttcGGCCGAGGCGCAGCGGAAACAGCAGATGGAGCAGCTCGCGGGGCTGGGCGTTTCGATACCGACAGCGTTCCGGGGCgacatggcgatggcgggcgAGTGGACCGTCACGGCGACCAAGGTCATCGACCCGGACGCGCCGCGAGAGAAgcccgtcgaggccaaggcggtcGGGGTCAGGAAGCGCGAGCGGACGgatgaggagaaggaggaggaggaggcggtgcgCGGGCTGTTCAAGAAGCGGAAAGGATGGGGCAGCACGAGGATGatgcccgaggacgacggggatCTCGACGCGCTGCTCAGCAGCAACACGCTTCTGCGGGCtgtcaagaaggaggaggaggaggtgggagAGCCTGCTGAGGCGGATGCCAAGGGGGATGTCAAGGCGGAAGAAAACCCCACtgaggaggaggtcaagaaggaggacggcaCGGAGGACACAGCGCCGGCGGATGTGAAGTCAGATGCGCCAGCTGTCAAGAGGGAGCctgaagacgacgacgatgccggcaaAGGCCTGGACGTGCCGGCGTTGGGCGATGCCGCCGtgaagaaggaggatgaGGCGACGGCAGAATCCGCGGAGGCCGCAGCGCCGGCCGTGGTGTTCAAAAAACGCAAGCCCAAGAACATTCGTCAAAAGTGa
- a CDS encoding C6 finger domain-containing protein: MQKMMVSPPAASPSSISPASSSHLGKRHELSEDAHDSGNGSHGYGHNGNPSSSSSGSRPKRAQVSRACARCKSLRRACNEYRPCKRCVDAGLGDQCLGLPGPVSLAWVSDGSQAFGHVPHEAVQRMADLLPARVMDYCVDRFFARLNPTIPILTPEYVAHLKVVAGPSEPGMEAHCLLTAVCALVLLQVEEPESLWLQGLIPEKNALHGRMLFEEALAAHRNFARRSNPSFEQCLLTFFLYACHSALFHHSQAFLFLREATTLFLLLRLNTEASPRGLADRLFWVLLVSERSHGIRYRRPVTLQITAESPAMDNDPTLSGFWSLAALFSPLDTSFIALLNQEKVATPPSNAALTYIETAVNSALRSTSDLKDTQKANLRVTQLWLRVILWQLRLRFGYLAEESVHLSMTYHYPLEVAKDLVLSTRDLPVDSIKVHGVGLTEKLFDIASAAVDVLARVPITPSSPHRTAGSGGPEEDLNYMRRLITRLPGGNSIYDDLLGKHIQQAVPSMAIGQGTLSHHPT, from the coding sequence ATGCAAAAGATGATGGTGTCTCCCCCAGCAGCTAGTCCCTCTTCAATATCcccggccagcagctccCACCTCGGCAAGCGCCACGAACTTAGCGAGGACGCCCACGACTCCGGCAACGGCAGCCATGGCTACGGCCACAATGGCAacccgtcctcctcctcatccggCTCGCGCCCCAAGAGGGCCCAGGTCTCGCGCGCCTGCGCCCGCTGCAAAAGCCTCCGCCGCGCGTGCAACGAGTACCGCCCTTGCAAGCGCTGCGTCGACGCCGGTCTCGGCGACCAGTGTCTCGGCCTGCCCGGCCCCGTCTCTCTCGCCTGGGTGTCGGACGGCTCCCAGGCTTTCGGCCACGTGCCCCACGAGGCCGTCCAGCGCATGGCCGATCTGCTCCCCGCCCGCGTCATGGACTACTGCGTCGACCGCTTCTTCGCCCGCCTGAACCCCACCATCCCCATCCTAACCCCGGAGTACGTCGCCCACCTCAAGGTCGTCGCGGGGCCCTCCGAGCCCGGCATGGAGGCCCACTGCCTCCTGACCGCCGTCTGTGCCCTTGTCCTGCTCCAGGTTGAGGAGCCCGAGAGCCTGTGGCTGCAGGGCCTGATCCCGGAGAAGAACGCCCTGCACGGCCGCATGCTGTTCGaggaggccctcgccgcccatcGCAACTTTGCCCGCCGCTCGAACCCGAGCTTCGAGCAGTGCCTCTTGACCTTCTTCCTCTACGCCTGCCACTCGGCCCTGTTCCACCACAGCCAGGCCTTCCTGTTCCTGCGGGAGGCCACTACCCTATTCCTGCTGTTGCGCCTCAACACCGAGGCCTCCCCGAGGGGGCTGGCCGACCGCCTGTTCTGGGTGCTGCTCGTGTCAGAGCGCTCCCACGGCATCCGCTACCGCCGGCCCGTGACGCTGCAGATCACCGCCGAGTCGCCCGCTATGGACAACGACCCGACCTTGTCCGGCTTCTGGAGTCTGGCGGCGCTGTTCAGCCCGCTCGACACGTCCTTCATCGCGCTGCTGAACCAGGAAAAGGTCGCCACCCCGCCCTCCAACGCCGCGCTGACGTAcatcgagacggccgtcaACTCGGCGCTGCGCTCGACCTCGGACCTCAAGGATACGCAGAAGGCGAACTTGCGCGTGACCCAGCTGTGGCTGCGCGTCATCCTGTGGCAGCTGCGCCTGCGCTTCGGCtacctcgccgaggagtcGGTCCATCTGAGCATGACGTACCACTACCCGCTCGAGGTCGCCAAGGATCTCGTGCTGTCGACACGGGACCTGCCCGTCGACAGCATCAAGGtccacggcgtcggccttACGGAGAAGCTCTTCGAcatcgcctcggccgccgtcgacgtcctcgcgCGCGTGCCCATCACGCCCTCGAGCCCGCACCGCACTGCCGGCTCCGGCGGGCCCGAGGAGGACCTGAACTACATGCGCCGCCTCATCACGCGGCTGCCCGGCGGCAACTCTATTTACGACGACCTCTTGGGCAAGCACATACAGCAGGCGGTCCCGAGCATGGCCATCGGCCAGGGAACACTGAGTCATCATCCGACCTGA
- a CDS encoding Sugar porter family MFS transporter has translation MSDPKHSASVREDKETAIHQHADDVAAAAATNQHANSQHPEDLAAEAANAAEAEHQMTLLEAVRTYPKAIGWSVLLSSTLIMEGYDLALLGNLYSSPVFNRKYGAWSEAQGRYVVSAAWQSGLSNGARAGEVFGLVIAGWTADRYGYRVTTMGFLVLMIAFIFVLFFAPNVQILVLGEVLCGIPWGAFQSVTPAYASEVAPVVLRPYLTTFINMCWVIGQFFSAAVNKGSFHHQDEWAYRIPFGVQWVWPVPILIGLFFAPESPWWYVRHNDKAAAKRALLRLTSRNQPNFNPDETIAMIEHTNEMERRVKEGVTYRDCFRGVDLRRTEIVVGIWLVQTLGGQNLMGYFSYFLTQAGMDPGNSFSLSMGQYALGMVGTAGSWFLMHRIGRRTIHFSGLCAQFVLLLVVGFLSFSGSNAAVWAIGAMLILFTFVYDFTVGPVTYSLVSELSSTRLKNKTIVMARAGYNASNIFVNVMTNYQLSSTAWNWGARTALFWAGTCLLSSVWVYFRVPEPKGRTYAELDLLFEHKVSARKFAGTKIDPYSQELSGEKKLTEEH, from the exons ATGTCCGACCCGAAGCACTCTGCCTCCGTCcgcgaggacaaggagacggCCATCCACCAACATGcagacgacgtcgccgccgccgccgccaccaaccAACACGCAAACTCCCAACACCCGGAAGacctcgcggccgaggccgccaacgccgccgaggccgagcacCAGATGAcgctcctcgaggccgttcGGACGTACCCGAAGGCCATCGGCTGGTCCGTCCTGCTCTCCTCCACCCTCATCATGGAGGGGTACGACCTCGCCCTGCTGGGCAACCTGTACTCGTCGCCCGTCTTCAACCGCAAGTACGGCGCCTGGAGCGAGGCCCAGGGCCGCTacgtcgtctcggccgcctggCAGTCGGGCCTGTCCAACGGCGcgcgcgccggcgaggtctttgggctcgtcatcgccggctgGACGGCGGACCGCTACGGCTACCGCGTCACCACCATGGGGTTCCTGGTCCTGATGATCGCCTTCATCTTTGTGCTGTTCTTCGCGCCCAACGTGCAGATCCTCGTGCTCGGGGAGGTCCTCTGCG GAATCCCGTGGGGTGCGTTCCAGAGCGTCACGCCGGCCTACGCCTCCGAGGTCgcccccgtcgtcctcaGACCGTATCTCACCACCTTCATCAACATGTGCTGG GTCATTGGTCAattcttctcggccgccgtcaacaaGGGCTCGTTCCACCACCAGGATGAGTGGGCCTACAGAATCCCCTTTGGAGTGCAATGGGTCTGGCCCGTCCCCATCCTCATCGGTCTCTTCTTCGCGCCTGA ATCCCCTTGGTGGTACGTCCGACACAACGACAAGGCGGCCGCCAAGCGCGCCCTCCTGCGGCTCACGTCGCGCAACCAGCCCAACTTCAACCCGGACGAGACCATCGCCATGATCGAGCACACCAACGAGATGGAGCGGCGCGTCAAGGAGGGCGTCACCTACCGCGACTGCttccgcggcgtcgacctgcGGCGCACCGAGATCGTCGTTGGCATCTGGCTCGTCCAGACGCTCGGCGGCCAGAACCTCATGGGCTACTTCTCCTACTTCCTCACCCAGGCCGGCATGGACCCGGGCAACTCTTTCAGCCTCTCCATGGGCCAGTACGCCCTCGGCATGGTCGGCACCGCCGGCTCGTGGTTCCTCATGCACCGCATCGGCCGCCGCACCATCCACTTCTCGGGCCTGTGCGCCCAgttcgtcctcctcctcgtcgtcggcttcctctccttctcgggctccaacgccgccgtctggGCCATCGGTGCCATGCTCATCCTCTTCACCTTTGTCTACGACTTCACCgtcgggcccgtcacctACTCCCTCGTCTCGGAGCTGTCGTCGACCCGCCTCAAGAACAAGACCATCGTCATGGCCCGCGCCGGCTATAATGCAAGCAACATCTTTGTCAACGTCATGACCAACTACCAGctctcctccaccgcctGGAACTGGGGCGCCCGCACGGCGCTGTTCTGGGCCGGCACCTGCCTGCTGTCGTCCGTCTGGGTCTACTTCCGCGTGCCCGAGCCCAAGGGCCGCACCTACGCCGAGCTGGACCTGCTCTTCGAGCACAAGGTCTCGGCCAGGAAGTTCGCCGGCACCAAGATCGATCCATATTCGCAGGAGCTCAGCGGCGAGAAGAAGTTGACCGAGGAGCActga
- a CDS encoding Alpha amylase: MGSLVWDDENRWVGKQPWWKDATFYQVYPASFKDSDGDGWGDLPGLISEVDYLHELGVDVVWVSPIFESPQADMGYDVSDYQKIYAPYGTVEDVDTLLDECHRRGMKVILDLVVNHTSVEHHWFKESRSSRDNPKRDWYIWKPARYDENGVRHPPTNWRGYFAGPTWTWDEHSQEYYLHLYAPDQPDLNWENDACREAIYEDTMRFWLERGVDGFRIDTVNKYSKRTDYVDAPITDPTSPHQPAPEMWCNGPRIHEFIREMNRKALAPYNAVSVGELSLTPHPSQVVPYVSAAAKELDMVFEFSVIRLGNGNGFGAKYIYQPFPLSTLKRYTETWQSFIEGTDAWATAFCENHDNGRAVSRFGDDSTPDLWRASAKTIALWQATMSGTLFLYQGQEIGMTNMPAAWGIEEYKDIESGNFYAEALESGDRERIDKTMHGLRILARDHSRIPFQWDDGPNAGFTTAGARPWMRVHDDYRSINAAQQRGDPDSILAFYKTALALRKRHRDLFVHGSHRLIDPDNERTWTILKESPAPVSAKPAVAAAAVRRRALVVMNFSKGEETAGDVPALLGCDAGDVRLLVGTREGGELVKGVAPVLRGWEARVYTNFEI, from the coding sequence ATGGGATCCCTCGTctgggacgacgagaacCGCTGGGTGGGCAAGCAGCCCTGGTGGAAGGACGCCACCTTCTACCAAGTCTACCCGGCCAGCTTCAAGGActcggacggcgacggctgGGGCGATCTGCCCGGCCTCATATCCGAGGTCGACTACCTCcacgagctcggcgtcgacgtcgtctgGGTCTCCCCCATCTTCGAGAGCCCCCAGGCCGACATGGGCTACGACGTCTCCGACTACCAAAAGATCTACGCCCCCTACGGcaccgtcgaggacgtcgacaccTTGCTCGACGAGTGCCACCGCCGCGGCATGAAGgtcatcctcgacctcgttgtCAACCACACCTCCGTCGAGCACCACTGGTTCAAAGAGTCCCGCTCGTCCAGGGACAACCCTAAGCGCGACTGGTACATCTGGAAGCCCGCGCGCTATGACGAGAACGGCGTGCGCCACCCGCCGACGAACTGGCGCGGATACTTTGCCGGCCCGACGTGGACCTGGGACGAGCACTCGCAAGAATACTACTTGCACCTGTACGCGCCCGACCAGCCCGACTTGAACTGGGAGAACGACGCCTGCCGCGAGGCGATTTACGAGGACACGATGCGCTTCTGGCTggagcgcggcgtcgacgggtTCCGCATCGACACGGTCAACAAATACTCCAAGCGGACCGACTACGTCGACGCGCCCATCACCGACCCGACGTCGCCGCACCAGCCGGCGCCCGAGATGTGGTGCAACGGCCCGCGCATTCACGAGTTCATCCGCGAGATGAACCGCAAGGCCCTGGCCCCTTACAacgccgtctccgtcggcgagctgTCCCTGACGCCGCACCCGTCGCAGGTGGTCCCCtacgtctcggccgccgccaaggagctggACATGGTGTTCGAGTTCTCCGTCATCCgcctcggcaacggcaacggcttCGGCGCCAAGTACATCTACCAGCCCTTCCCGCTGTCGACCCTCAAGAGGTACACCGAGACGTGGCAGTCCTTCATCGAGGGCACCGACGCCTGGGCCACGGCCTTTTGCGAGAACCACGACAACGGCCGCGCCGTGTCGCGCTTCGGCGACGACTCGACGCCCGACCTGTggcgcgcctcggccaagaccATCGCGCTGTGGCAGGCCACCATGTCCGGCACGCTCTTCCTGTACCAGGGCCAGGAGATCGGCATGACCAACATGCCCGCCGCCTGGGGCATCGAGGAGTACAAGGACATCGAGAGCGGCAACTTCTacgccgaggccctcgagtcTGGCGACCGCGAGCGCATCGACAAGACGATGCACGGCCTGCGCATCCTGGCGAGGGACCACTCGCGGATCCCGTTCCAGTGGGACGACGGCCCCAACGCCGGCTTCACGACGGCCGGCGCGAGGCCGTGGATGCGCGTGCACGACGACTACAGGAGCATCAACGCCGCCCAGCAGCGCGGCGACCCGGATTCGATCCTGGCCTTCTACAAgacggcgctggcgctgAGGAAACGGCACCGCGACCTCTTCGTCCACGGCTCGCACCGGCTGATTGACCCGGACAATGAGCGGACGTGGACCATCCTCAAGGAGagcccggcgccggtgagcgcgaagccggcggtggcggcggcggcggtccggAGGAGGGCGCTTGTCGTGATGAACTTCTCCAAAGGCGAGGAGACCGCGGGTGATGTGCCGGCGCTACTCGGTTGCGACGCGGGTGACGTGAGGCTGTTGGTGGGCACAAGAGAGGGCGGGGAGCTGGTCAAGGGGGTGGCTCCCGTGCTGAGAGGGTGGGAAGCGAGGGTGTATACAAACTTTGAGATCTAG
- a CDS encoding archaeal flagellin N-terminal-like domain-containing protein, with amino-acid sequence MAITSKQFLVGEWILLALCFVVVFARLAVRTWHRVWSFWLSEIFLLLALLFFVILTVGDTYTMAIGKNVFEDYYDEGFAKWKFASLIIFDLGFYLPRFSLLAFYNELFPRSETKLRTCLQLVLIYTACACVTTLFVDVFWCGTKVSENWADSSPECTTADRLEPIYINWSIGIASELLNLVGSTEVATQIIVITLPALRPLLGVVSRRWSGYLQTRTEQRNSAMLSNVKQNQQASGTVGSV; translated from the exons ATGGCCATCACCAGCAAACAGTTCCTG GTCGGGGAATGGATCCTGCTCGCCCTCTGttttgtcgtcgtcttcgcccgACTAGCAGTACGCACTTGGCACAGGGTCTGGTCTTTTTGGCTATCCGAGATCTTCCTGCTGCTCGCTCTCTTGTTCTTCGTTATACTTACTGTAGGAGACACCTATACCATGGCTATAGGTAAAAACGTCTTTGAGGATTACTACGACGAAGGCTTCGCAAAG TGGAAATTTGCCAGCTTGATTATCTTCGATCTTGGCTTTTACCTGCCAAGATTTAGCCTACTGGCTTTCTACAACGAGCTTTTCCCTCGAAGCGAAACAAAACTACGCACGTGCCTCCAGCTCGTTTTAATCTATACCGCCTGCGCGTGCGTCACGACCTTGTTCGTGGATGTATTCTGGTGCGGCACCAAGGTCTCTGAGAACTG GGCCGACAGTAGTCCCGAGTGTACCACGGCAGACCGCCTGGAGCCCATATACATCAACTGGTCGATCGGTATCGCTTCAGAACTACTGA ATCTCGTCGGCTCGACAGAAGTCGCCACCCAGATCATAGTCATTACTCTGCCGGCACTGCGTCCGCTACTCGGTGTGGTATCGCGTCGTTGGAGCGGATACCTCCAGACCAGGACAGAGCAACGGAACAGTGCAATGCTTTCCAACGTTAAACAGAATCAGCAAGCGTCTGGCACGGTCGGTAGCGTCTAA